One genomic segment of Mastomys coucha isolate ucsf_1 unplaced genomic scaffold, UCSF_Mcou_1 pScaffold22, whole genome shotgun sequence includes these proteins:
- the Znf319 gene encoding zinc finger protein 319 translates to MSESWQQPPQTQPQQPQAPQPQHHAETPPALAEHTLPPGTAENPLGCAVYGILLQPDPGLQPPQHAPLQAGEPGPKCGVCGHDLAHLSSPHEHQCLAGHDRSFQCTQCLKIFHQATDLLEHQCVQAEQKPFVCGVCKMGFSLLTSLAQHHSSHTGMVKCSICDKTYKPAEAAEPATTTAPSLPSAPPPTNVAPVEQPEKPYSCPVCQKPFKHLSELSRHERIHTGEKPYKCTLCDKSFSQSSHLVHHKRTHSSERPYKCAVCEKTFKHRSHLVRHMYAHSGEHHLFRCNVCELHFKESSELLQHPCTPSGERPFRCGECQKAFKRPSDLRQHERTHSAERPFKCDLCPMGFKQQYALMRHRRTHKTEEPFKCGLCEKGFGQPSHLLYHQHVHTLETLFKCPVCQKGFDQSAELLRHKCLPTSTERPFKCPVCNKAYKRASALQKHQLSHCAAAEKPLRCTLCERRFFSSSEFVQHRCDPAREKPLKCPDCEKRFKYASDLQRHRRVHTGEKPYKCPNCDKAFKQREHLNKHQGVHAREQQFKCVWCGERFLDVALLQEHSAQHSAAAAAAEGAYQVAACLP, encoded by the coding sequence ATGTCAGAAAGCTGGCAGCAGCCACCACAGACTCAGCCCCAGCAGCCACAGGCACCACAGCCCCAGCACCACGCAGAGACACCACCAGCCCTGGCTGAACACACGCTGCCCCCAGGCACGGCGGAGAACCCACTGGGCTGTGCCGTGTACGGCATACTCCTGCAACCTGACCCAGGCCTGCAGCCCCCGCAGCATGCACCCCTGCAAGCAGGGGAGCCAGGCCccaaatgtggtgtgtgtggccaTGATCTGGCACACCTGTCCAGCCCACATGAGCACCAGTGCCTGGCAGGCCATGACCGCTCATTTCAGTGCACACAGTGTCTCAAGATCTTCCATCAGGCCACTGACCTGCTGGAGCACCAGTGTGTGCAGGCGGAGCAGAAGCCTTTTGTCTGTGGTGTTTGCAAAATGGGCTTCTCCCTGCTCACCTCGCTGGCCCAACACCACAGCTCCCACACTGGCATGGTCAAGTGCTCCATTTGTGATAAGACCTACAAGCCAGCTGAGGCTGCTGAGCCAGCCACCACTACTGCCCCATCACTGCCCTCAGCACCTCCGCCCACTAACGTAGCCCCTGTGGAGCAACCAGAAAAACCCTATAGCTGCCCTGTTTGCCAGAAGCCCTTCAAGCACCTATCGGAGCTCTCCCGACATGAGCGGATCCACACGGGAGAGAAGCCGTATAAGTGCACGCTGTGTGACAAGAGCTTCAGTCAGTCCTCTCACCTCGTGCACCACAAGCGCACACACAGCTCCGAGCGGCCCTACAAGTGCGCCGTCTGTGAGAAGACCTTCAAGCACCGCTCCCACTTGGTGCGCCACATGTACGCACATTCTGGGGAGCACCACCTCTTCCGCTGCAACGTGTGCGAGCTGCATTTCAAGGAGTCGTCCGAGCTGCTGCAGCACCCCTGTACCCCGAGTGGTGAGCGGCCGTTTCGCTGCGGCGAGTGCCAGAAGGCCTTCAAGCGGCCGTCGGACCTGCGGCAGCACGAGCGCACGCACAGTGCCGAGAGGCCCTTCAAGTGCGATCTGTGCCCCATGGGCTTCAAGCAGCAGTACGCACTGATGCGCCACCGGCGCACACACAAGACGGAAGAACCCTTTAAGTGCGGCCTGTGCGAGAAGGGCTTCGGCCAGCCCAGCCACCTGCTCTACCACCAGCACGTGCACACCCTGGAGACTCTGTTCAAGTGCCCTGTGTGCCAGAAGGGCTTCGACCAGTCGGCCGAGCTGCTGCGGCACAAGTGCCTGCCAACTTCCACAGAGCGGCCCTTCAAATGCCCCGTGTGTAACAAGGCCTACAAGCGGGCATCTGCCCTGCAGAAGCACCAGCTGTCTCACTGCGCCGCCGCCGAGAAGCCTCTGCGTTGCACCCTGTGTGAGCGCCGCTTTTTTTCTTCCTCGGAATTCGTGCAGCACCGCTGTGACCCGGCCCGGGAGAAGCCACTCAAATGTCCGGACTGCGAGAAGCGCTTCAAGTACGCTTCGGACCTGCAGCGCCACCGGCGGGTGCACACGGGTGAGAAGCCCTACAAGTGCCCCAATTGCGATAAAGCCTTCAAGCAGCGAGAGCATCTCAACAAGCACCAGGGCGTGCATGCCCGGGAGCAGCAGTTCAAGTGCGTGTGGTGCGGCGAACGCTTTCTGGATGTGGCGCTGCTACAGGAGCACAGCGCCCAGCACAGTGCTGCCGCTGCAGCTGCCGAGGGCGCCTACCAGGTGGCAGCCTGCTTGCCCTAA